One Pseudomonas tolaasii NCPPB 2192 genomic window carries:
- a CDS encoding ATP-dependent nuclease, with product MKLKSIRYRGIRALNASIHPYKADIPKGTTDFVIPFAEFDVGDVNLIIGENGSGKSSVIDMVRACAFPEILATLVRENPIGYCPPAYSLNFQNGHRATYSFPYVPFDLDLSIDFAGCETSFFRGGAIEQTEQDLHKYDSAKHRKLPPPFLRADQLHYRHCGHVAPVIDTQCVEELNRVRADLAGLADRSKDFKDSELRYVDGNSLIDCGDGSVKICLGDDSDVFNRIPAQSFPSGWQSYAATAAWLVTRPKYSICLIEEPEVHLHPKLQRLLLRRLLAIAEENGLQLFISTHSAALINSLGNDVHHKMSVKLFKTTNGFVVTALDLASTLDALGYKASDILQSNCVIWVEGPSDRIYLNYWIKGHNGDLVEGVHYTIMFFGGRLFRHISGAEFVEGAQEDAESVDDLISLIRINRNSAIVFDSDKSSANATLYKTKRRLQNEFGSQAWVTQGREIENYLDERLLFNSIKATHKHAMNMLQTGQWANLLEYEIAAVPNQTSQNIRTASKVKVARDYVKTHTRVDFSALDLRERITHLCDFIVRSNHYDL from the coding sequence ATGAAACTTAAAAGTATTCGTTATCGCGGTATTCGTGCACTCAATGCCAGCATCCACCCTTATAAAGCCGATATTCCAAAAGGCACCACCGACTTCGTGATCCCTTTTGCCGAGTTTGACGTTGGCGATGTTAATCTAATCATTGGCGAAAATGGTTCTGGAAAGTCCTCTGTCATTGATATGGTCCGGGCTTGCGCCTTTCCCGAGATACTCGCTACCCTCGTTAGAGAAAATCCGATTGGATATTGCCCGCCCGCCTACAGCTTGAACTTCCAAAATGGCCACCGCGCCACTTATAGCTTTCCGTATGTTCCGTTCGACTTGGATCTGAGTATCGACTTCGCTGGTTGCGAGACCTCTTTTTTTCGAGGGGGGGCAATTGAGCAAACCGAACAGGATTTGCACAAATATGATTCCGCCAAACACAGGAAACTTCCCCCTCCTTTTCTGCGCGCGGACCAACTGCACTATCGACACTGTGGGCACGTGGCACCGGTTATCGACACGCAATGCGTAGAAGAGCTCAATCGAGTCCGGGCCGACCTTGCGGGGCTCGCAGACCGAAGCAAAGATTTCAAGGATTCCGAACTGCGTTATGTGGATGGAAATTCTTTGATCGACTGTGGTGACGGCTCTGTAAAGATATGTCTGGGTGACGATAGCGATGTTTTCAATCGTATCCCGGCACAATCTTTCCCGTCGGGATGGCAATCGTACGCCGCAACGGCAGCTTGGCTGGTTACGCGCCCCAAGTACTCCATATGCTTGATTGAAGAACCAGAGGTTCACCTGCACCCCAAACTGCAGCGCCTGCTTTTACGTCGTCTTTTGGCCATTGCCGAGGAAAACGGGCTTCAACTGTTTATCAGCACCCATTCCGCGGCGCTTATTAATAGTCTTGGCAATGACGTGCATCACAAGATGAGCGTGAAGTTATTTAAAACTACAAATGGTTTCGTTGTGACGGCACTTGATTTGGCATCTACGCTCGACGCGTTAGGCTATAAGGCTTCGGACATTCTGCAGAGCAACTGTGTCATTTGGGTTGAAGGTCCTTCCGACAGGATTTACCTCAACTATTGGATAAAGGGACACAACGGTGACCTGGTGGAAGGTGTCCACTATACGATCATGTTCTTCGGCGGGCGGTTGTTCCGCCACATCTCCGGGGCTGAGTTTGTTGAGGGCGCACAAGAAGATGCGGAATCAGTCGACGATCTCATTTCGCTTATACGTATCAACCGGAATTCCGCTATTGTTTTTGATAGTGACAAATCTAGCGCCAATGCGACTCTGTATAAAACAAAGCGCCGATTGCAGAACGAGTTCGGAAGCCAGGCGTGGGTCACCCAAGGACGAGAAATAGAAAATTATCTGGATGAACGGTTACTGTTCAATAGCATCAAAGCTACTCACAAGCACGCAATGAACATGCTTCAGACGGGCCAATGGGCAAATCTGCTTGAATATGAAATTGCAGCAGTACCGAATCAAACCAGTCAGAACATACGCACTGCCAGCAAAGTAAAAGTTGCCCGGGACTACGTTAAAACCCATACACGGGTAGACTTTTCTGCACTCGACTTACGTGAGCGCATCACCCACCTCTGTGATTTTATCGTTAGGTCCAATCATTACGACTTATAA
- a CDS encoding winged helix-turn-helix transcriptional regulator, with product MANNSFNCGLEAALAVIGGKWKPLVLFNLAQNTHRYGELRRAIGGVTDKVLIQQLKELERDEIIFRVDFQEIPPKVEYSLTPFGRSLASALGALCQWGTEHMQTVERIAERRTSALSLP from the coding sequence ATGGCCAACAACTCATTCAATTGCGGGCTCGAGGCCGCCCTGGCGGTGATTGGTGGCAAATGGAAGCCTTTGGTATTGTTCAATCTGGCGCAAAATACCCATCGCTATGGTGAATTACGGCGCGCGATTGGCGGCGTGACTGACAAGGTGCTGATCCAGCAACTCAAGGAGCTGGAGCGCGACGAGATCATCTTCCGCGTGGATTTTCAGGAGATCCCCCCCAAGGTCGAGTACTCGCTGACGCCTTTTGGACGATCCTTGGCATCGGCGTTGGGCGCGTTGTGTCAATGGGGCACGGAGCATATGCAAACGGTTGAGCGCATCGCGGAGAGACGTACGTCTGCCCTCTCCCTACCCTGA
- a CDS encoding SDR family NAD(P)-dependent oxidoreductase translates to MSRLNGKIAVVTGGNSGIGLATAIRFAAEGAHVVIVGRRQEELDKALRLIGPEAVAIQGDISNLDDLERIFTQIKTDTGRVDVLFANAGLGDFQPLGAITEESFDRTFGINVKGTLFTVQKALPLMSGGSSVILTGSTTGTMGTPAFSVYSATKAALRNFARSWALDLKGTGIRVNVLSPGPISTPGLDLALSGTGQKEAIIDDMTAQVPLSRIGKPEE, encoded by the coding sequence ATGAGCAGGCTCAACGGAAAAATTGCAGTGGTTACCGGCGGCAACAGTGGCATCGGCTTGGCAACCGCCATCCGCTTTGCGGCTGAAGGCGCACATGTTGTCATCGTGGGACGTCGGCAGGAAGAACTCGACAAGGCGCTGCGGTTGATAGGCCCTGAAGCCGTTGCTATCCAGGGGGACATTTCAAATCTGGACGATCTGGAGCGCATTTTCACTCAAATCAAAACCGATACAGGTCGAGTGGACGTGCTGTTCGCCAACGCAGGTCTCGGAGATTTCCAGCCACTCGGGGCGATTACGGAAGAATCGTTTGATCGCACCTTCGGCATCAACGTGAAAGGCACGCTGTTCACCGTGCAAAAGGCTTTGCCATTGATGAGTGGTGGCAGCTCGGTGATTCTGACCGGTTCGACGACAGGCACCATGGGCACGCCGGCGTTCAGCGTGTACAGCGCCACCAAGGCCGCACTGCGTAATTTCGCCAGAAGCTGGGCGCTGGATCTGAAAGGCACCGGCATTCGCGTCAACGTACTTTCACCAGGCCCGATTTCGACACCGGGTCTGGACCTGGCGTTATCGGGCACAGGTCAAAAGGAAGCGATCATCGATGACATGACTGCGCAGGTTCCGCTGAGTCGCATTGGCAAGCCGGAAGAATGA
- a CDS encoding IS3 family transposase (programmed frameshift): MSNPRYPEEFKIQAVNQVTEKKLPVADVAARLGVSTHSLYAWIKRYSKPQEERQQDDDQHAELRRLRAELKRVTEERDNLKKGRRVLCQGVRLKYAFIKQRAGDYSIRRLCLTLKVHPSGYYAWLSEPQSARAKDDQRLLGLIKHSWLESGGVYGYRKIHDDLREVGEVCGRHRVARLMRLEGLRSQTGYRRRPGKYGGKPAVASPNLLKRQFDVVEPNKVWVTDITYIRTYEGWLYLAVVLDLFSRQVVGWSMKAQMTSDLAIDALLMAVWRRKPKQEVMVHSDQGSQYSSSDLRSFLKANNLVASMSRRGNCHDNAVAESFFQLLKRERIKRKIYTRREDARSDVFDYIEMFYNSKRRHGFNNQLSPVEFEKRHAMSLQGV, encoded by the exons ATGAGCAACCCGCGTTACCCCGAAGAATTCAAAATACAAGCGGTCAATCAAGTGACCGAAAAGAAGCTGCCTGTCGCTGATGTGGCGGCCCGTCTCGGCGTGTCGACGCACAGCCTCTATGCCTGGATAAAGCGCTACAGCAAACCTCAAGAAGAACGGCAGCAAGACGATGATCAGCACGCTGAATTGCGTCGTCTGCGAGCCGAACTAAAGCGTGTTACTGAAGAGCGAGACA ATCTTAAAAAAGGCCGCCGCGTACTTTGCCAAGGAGTGCGGTTGAAGTACGCCTTTATCAAGCAGCGAGCCGGCGACTATTCCATTCGACGGCTTTGCCTGACGCTGAAAGTCCATCCCAGCGGCTATTACGCCTGGTTGTCTGAGCCGCAATCTGCGCGCGCTAAAGACGACCAGCGACTGCTGGGTTTGATCAAGCATTCCTGGCTGGAGAGCGGCGGCGTTTATGGCTATCGCAAAATCCATGACGATCTGCGCGAGGTCGGTGAAGTTTGCGGGCGCCATCGTGTGGCAAGGCTGATGCGTCTTGAAGGGCTGCGCTCTCAGACAGGTTATCGACGCCGCCCTGGAAAGTACGGCGGTAAGCCAGCGGTCGCCTCACCCAATTTGCTGAAGCGCCAGTTCGATGTCGTAGAACCCAACAAGGTTTGGGTCACCGACATCACCTACATTCGTACGTATGAAGGCTGGTTGTATTTGGCGGTGGTGCTGGATCTGTTTTCTCGTCAGGTCGTTGGCTGGTCAATGAAGGCGCAGATGACCAGTGATTTGGCTATTGATGCGTTGTTGATGGCGGTTTGGAGGCGTAAACCGAAGCAAGAGGTGATGGTTCATTCCGACCAGGGCAGCCAGTACAGCAGCTCCGATTTGCGCAGTTTTTTGAAGGCAAACAATTTGGTTGCAAGCATGAGTCGTCGAGGCAACTGTCATGACAACGCCGTGGCCGAGAGCTTTTTCCAGCTTCTGAAACGAGAACGGATCAAGCGGAAAATTTACACCAGACGGGAAGATGCTCGTAGCGATGTGTTCGATTACATCGAAATGTTCTACAACTCAAAACGTCGACATGGTTTCAACAATCAGCTGTCACCGGTAGAGTTTGAAAAGCGTCACGCAATGAGCTTGCAAGGTGTCTAG
- a CDS encoding tyrosine-type recombinase/integrase has protein sequence MPIVRLKDNSVPSGLIGWLLTDDRGRPRYWSTVWSSLDGASLAPSTLRTQLSVIEQLYQSAKRLYQADCLDRLIAELKFDELEACLETFFITARNHGAQTAANYHPNWRVAYVFVKSCVQRLVKSHADPDMLWRLSMRLERLEKLFDSLGMAPAPPAEIVRALPSPVLDEFYQIIDPYSARNPFRNNTLRWRNYVLCLLMLHLGLRRGETLVLPMDALKSEKRFTPTVGTVNWLNVGDNPYQRDPRPEQPSLKNNNAARQLPVPPALASLIRTFVESYRPSTRHSYLFSSLEGNPLSLRQVNGIFVTITRELTAEARQTLQQYRGAGCITPHDMRHTCATIRLHQFVENGDDLEMAIQRLRAFFGWARTSDMPRRYARAFFEDRLATVWNHAFDVHVSHLRS, from the coding sequence ATGCCCATTGTTCGTTTGAAAGACAATTCCGTGCCATCCGGACTCATTGGTTGGTTGCTGACCGATGACCGTGGACGACCGCGCTATTGGTCGACAGTCTGGTCTTCACTGGACGGTGCCAGCTTGGCGCCGTCCACACTACGAACCCAGCTGTCCGTCATCGAACAGCTGTACCAGTCTGCCAAACGGCTGTACCAGGCTGACTGCCTTGATCGCTTGATTGCGGAGCTCAAATTCGATGAGCTTGAAGCCTGTCTTGAGACGTTTTTCATCACGGCAAGGAATCATGGCGCCCAGACTGCGGCCAACTACCATCCCAACTGGCGTGTGGCCTACGTTTTCGTCAAAAGTTGTGTTCAACGCCTGGTGAAGAGTCATGCCGATCCCGACATGCTTTGGCGGCTGAGCATGCGTCTGGAGCGCCTGGAGAAGCTGTTTGACTCGCTGGGGATGGCGCCCGCACCGCCGGCTGAGATTGTCCGAGCCTTGCCAAGCCCGGTACTGGACGAGTTTTACCAGATCATTGATCCGTACTCGGCGCGTAATCCTTTTAGAAACAACACGTTACGCTGGCGTAACTACGTATTATGTCTACTCATGTTGCATCTTGGATTACGTCGCGGTGAAACCCTGGTGCTGCCGATGGATGCATTAAAAAGTGAAAAGCGCTTCACCCCAACTGTGGGAACCGTGAACTGGTTGAATGTCGGCGACAATCCGTATCAGCGAGATCCACGCCCGGAACAACCTAGCCTAAAAAACAACAATGCCGCCCGGCAGCTACCCGTACCGCCAGCGTTGGCCAGCCTGATCAGGACCTTTGTCGAAAGCTACCGACCCTCGACCCGACACAGTTACTTATTTTCCTCACTGGAAGGCAATCCACTATCATTACGCCAGGTCAATGGTATTTTTGTCACGATCACACGTGAGCTCACCGCCGAGGCACGCCAAACACTTCAGCAGTATCGCGGGGCCGGTTGTATTACACCGCACGACATGCGGCATACGTGTGCGACCATTAGGCTTCATCAATTTGTAGAAAATGGCGATGACCTCGAGATGGCAATCCAGAGACTGCGAGCTTTTTTTGGCTGGGCCCGCACCTCGGATATGCCACGACGGTACGCACGAGCTTTTTTTGAGGATCGCTTAGCCACCGTTTGGAATCATGCATTTGACGTCCATGTCAGCCATCTGCGCTCCTAA
- a CDS encoding DNA-binding protein: protein MLTLTGLCHGFHTDNRTVGQNTFTENLILLEVQDVNQYGLPEVKTLKVKLSKKNMEQGLNNVWNQCKGKAVAVPVFVAAWASKAGNAGFDFYLSGDGKPQNLEVTLPKA, encoded by the coding sequence ATGCTTACTCTGACTGGCCTGTGCCACGGCTTTCACACTGACAATCGTACCGTTGGCCAGAACACGTTCACTGAGAACCTTATTTTGCTTGAAGTTCAGGACGTTAATCAGTACGGCCTGCCAGAAGTGAAAACGCTCAAGGTCAAACTCTCCAAGAAGAATATGGAGCAGGGGCTTAATAACGTCTGGAACCAGTGCAAAGGTAAGGCTGTGGCTGTTCCTGTCTTCGTAGCTGCCTGGGCTTCGAAAGCTGGCAATGCCGGTTTTGATTTCTACCTTTCTGGTGATGGTAAGCCTCAAAATCTCGAAGTTACTCTGCCCAAGGCTTAA